The genomic interval acagtttagtagttcgggaaacgtgtgCATCGAAATCAAAGGTATAAGTTACTGAAGGAGGGGGACGAAAGCGGCCTAGGGTCCAGAAGTCCGAAACCAGCCACCTTAACGGGAAACGGGAAGTCGGGAACGGCAGCGTTTCTCGCATGTACACGTCTTCCGCGCGCAAAACACGGAGGCCGTGGTTACGGACAAGCCAAGCAAAATCGTCACACTTTGTTGATCCGCGAACGAACTGTCAAGAACGTCTTCCAAGATAAACCACAAGAAATGCTGCATTTTGAAGATAGAAAGATACCCAGGTGCAAAGTAGCAAcgctgaatttttttttagataccTACTACTAGTAAAGtggaaaaggagagaggaatggtggatttaataaaatgttCTTCCAATTCCCTACTACAAGATTCAAGATGCAGAGTTATAAAACTAGCTCTGAACTTGTGCACATTGATAGAATCATCGATTAATCTTTTGCTCAATCGACAGCTTACGCAAATCCACACCACTAATCGAGGTGCTAATCCAGGGTTCCAAACACACTAAAAAGAATTAGGGAAGTAGCAGCTCCAAAtcagagagagaagaagaagaaacggCAATGCTGATAGCTAAAAAGGACGGCGGCTAGACCATCCtgagcagcgcggcgagcacggcggcggcggcgtagaggagggaggcgcgcgaggcggcgggggcggcggactTGGCCTtggcggaggccggcggggacGGGGGCGGCAGGTTCTCGGTCTTGATGACGAGGCGCATCCCGCCGAAGCAGTAGCCGTAGCTGCAGATGAAGTAGTAGGTCTTGGTCTCGTTGAGTTCGAAGGCGTAGGTGCGGCCCTTGCTGTAGTTGGAGATGGCGTTGGTGGCGTCGCACTTGTTGTACCCCGCCGCGTCCACCTGGATCACGTCCGCCTGCCCCGCCGTGTAGTAGAACACTGCCCACCAGAAAAACCAGATCGGAGCAACGAAATCACACAGAGAAGAAGCGGAGAAATCCCCGTTCGCCAGATCTGGGCACGGCCACGGCTCGAGGGAGCGTCGAGCAGAaggcggagagggagagggccGTACCGAGCCAGTCGCCCTTGTAGAAGGGGCCGTTCTGCGCCGGCCAGTCGGAGTAGTTGGTGTTGGGCTTCCAGTTGATGGAGAACTTgttggccgtcgtcgtcgccggcagcgccgcgaacgccgccgccgccgccagcagcAGCGCGCACACCGCCCTCATCCTTCGCCCTCGAAATCCGAACAGAGCGTGGTtctctctcgcgcgcgcgcgcgctctcgCCTGAAACGAGAGGGAGCTGGacggcgtggcgtggcgtggaGGAGCTCGTCGCCGCGGGCGGCCTTAAAGGCGGGCGGGGGCACATGGGGTGCAGGGTGGCGGTGCGGCCGTGGCGTGAGATCGCGGCCGTCCGTTGGTGGATCGTACGTACGCGGTGGCGGTgcggagggaggggggaggtGCTACTGGGGCGCGGGGCCCACGTGCGCGTCGTTGGGAGGCGGGAAGGCTGGGGCGCGTGGGATCTGGCGTGCCCCTGGCCGGGCCCCTTCTATGTCCGCTCTCTCGCCTGCGCGAGACCGGCCGGACTGTGACTAGTGTCCGCGTCGGCTCTCAACACAGGATCCGGATCACCTGCCAGGCTAGCTCtggtttagatggggctaaatttttagcgtcatgtcacatcggatatttgacattaatttgaagtatcaAATAgagactaattaaaaaaattaatttcataaataaagctaatctgcgagacgaattttttgagcctaattaatccataattagcaattgtttactgtagcatcacatacgctaatcatggattaaggCTCGTTAGATTCGGctcacgaattagtccaagattatggatgagttttatttatagactacgtttactatttataacaagtgtctaaacatttgatgtgattaGCCCCTAGAAAAAAACACCCCCTTAGattgcaaaatttaaatatcacatcggatgtttgaccggttgtcggaaggggttttcggataagaatgaaaaacgaatttcacagcttacctggaaactgcgagatgaatcttttgagtctaattaatccgtcattagcacatgttggtactgtagcacttctgactaatcacgtactaattagtttcaaaagattcatcaaaCGATTTCccctataactgtgcaattagtttttgattcatctatgtttaatgcttcatttagatgtttaaagattcgatgtgatgtttttgggaaaagtttttagaaactaaacagggcctcagTGAAAGATAAGAGAGGGAATGGCAGGGCACTGTAGTAAAATATTGtagcagtaaaaaaataataatatattcacTGTTTTTCACGGTAGCATACTAATCCATAGTCATCCATCTTAAAACATAGATTCATCAAATGGCATCCCACTGTTCATTCTTGGAATGTCAGATGATCCAAAACCCCCAACACAATCATCTATCCGGTCCCggaataaatctatttttaggtGGTAGATATGTACTAGTAGTAATAtttaactctttgtcttatttaaaaagttacggttaatgttttctatataacaaaatataaataatattttatgtgtgattattttttatattattttaaattttttgaaataagacagatcatcaatcactgaacacataaatcaaaatatgttgtttttttaagaacggATTGAGTACTCGGTaataaagaatataaaaaaacaaaatatcccctattttattaaatcacAATACAATGAGACactcattttatctattttcaataaattattctctatttttcacAATTTCCAAAGCAATGACAActtaaaaatgaacttattttaggagATTCATAAAAGTACTATTTAATActattttgttcataaaattagtaagttaattaattgtatcCCAAACTACATGTTTTACATcaatttaatcataaaattcTAACTTTTGTAATttcaaaaagataaaactgGAACTCTAAAATATGAGTTCTTGGATAGATTCGCCTCTAAATCCATAGGTTTTTAATATGAGATTTTaaagctttattttttttccaacaaatTTGGTgctaaatatgttgttttgtgaTAGACAACCATAAATATGTAGCCTTGCGATAATTTAGTCAAAATAcctgtagttttgtgaatattaattaaaaataacttataagtgATTTAAACCTACAAGTTCGTAGTTTTGGGAGAGGTGTATTTGTAGTTTTTCTATGATACTTTCTACACGGTTGTACGATGAGTCTTTAGAAAACCTTTTATATGgaatttgcttttaaaaatcataaatttatttaagttctataaaatttattaatcatgtactaataacaAGTTTGTTTACATGCAACTATTTGGCTAATCTAATAGTAAAAAGCTAGTATAATGAACACCACCTTCGTGAAAACTAGTCTAACCCGGGAACACAAACGACTAGATTTctacttaaatttataaaacaaactgggttttaattttgatatcAAATTTAGTAAATGGTTTTGTTGAAAGCTGGTACTACTAATTGAAAACAACCTAAAAAAGGATGGTACTACTATAAGAATTCCCAGTTCCGATTCAGTTGTGCCTAAATCTAGCGAACACTTCCGtagacatatttgtaaatgataaataatttatgaatatatatatatatatacacacacttagcaaactaaaagtcaatgctgtaaaataaaatttggttaaaatctctaaaattaacttaaatttcaatgttaactatttaaatttggtttataagtataagtagaaatAAAGTGGTGGAGTGTCCCACGACGCTTAATTAAAATCGCCAAGCACAAATGCTGCCTGGTTTGAGAGCTTTTTGTGGTTCGAGAGCTTTTCCTCTTTGTGGTTTTTTTCGCTTTGGCTGCTGACAGTTCGCAGCCAATGGCAATCCCAACTGGGCCACAGACCACTGGAATCACATCCCATCCCATGTAGATCTCTCACTTTTTTCCCTCACTGTAGTCCGTTTCTTTTTTGTCTCTTCCACTTGCTACCGGATCGGATCGGATCGGATCAAAAATTTTGGGCCTTGGCATGGGCCAGAGAAAGCTGGCAGGGCGAGACCACACTGGGCCGTAGGCCCATTTGGGCTGTATCAATACACCATCTCATGTTGGATATAGGTAGCATCCCAAACAGAAATCCAACAAAAATGCTACTCCTGCTTTGGATTTCAGTAATGGGCCTTCTTAGTGGATCTAGGCCCACAACTATAGACACATCAACTTTTTCTTCCTAACCTTTGTCTCATTCCATGGACAAAAGGATCAAAATATCAATGTCACTTCCAGAACAAAAGCATCAAAACATCGTAAGAGTACAATTCTTAATGACAGGACCAATGCTCATCAGAGAAGCAAAAGGAGGTGACACGACAAGCACTGAAACCGAGAAGATGAGTTGTTCCAAGAACAGGGCAGATCTACGTCTACACTACCACTTTTGTTAAGTACTCCAAGCTGAGCCGCTCTCACTACAGTACTCTCCGTTCCAAATAAGGGGTGTttacattgaattttttttttaatatcacgttaaatgtttgaccagatgtctgAAAGAGTTTTtgggacacgaatgaaaaaacgaatttcacggttagcttagaaaccgcgagacgaatcttttgagtctaattaatttgtcattagcacatattggttactgtatcacttatggctaatcatggactacttagactcaaaagattcgtctcaagatttcttccgtaactgtgcaattagttttttggttcatctatatttaatgttttatttagatgtccaaaaattcgatgtgatatttttgaaaaaaaaatttaggaactaaacaaagcctaaaaaaacataagaggATACGACCCTCGGTAGTATAATAAATTTGAACAGATAATTATCTAGATTCGTTATAGtacaaaaatcatatttattttagatttagtTTTTATAGGTCGGAGGGAATAGCTGCTAGCGTCAGGGGCAGATTTATCACCGGGGCTAGAGGTTGTTTCCTATACAATCTTTATCATTGAAGCTTCTTCTTAGCCTctcaacaaaatttttattgttactgaaGAGAAGAAGGGTTGAAAGACGACATTAGCATTTATAAGTCTTTAGTGCTCTTTCGTCCAGtttcttataatattttttttatccgcCGCTGGCTAAAGACATTAGCGTTGAAAAGCGAAGTGTCACGATCATCGAGTTCTCCGGATCACAACGAATTCTTGTAGAAAAAGCTTCTTTGTCCATCCAAATCCATGCCCCTTAAGTGGTCGTCTTCCCCGTTCCACTAGATCATCTGCACCGGTTTTTACAGAGCTCGCTGCCGTCCCTAGCCGTGAAAAACATTTGCTTCTCATGACTTCATGAGTAGCGCTACATCCAAACAGGCCATTGCTCACCTTGTTGCAGCTTACACGCATccatggggaaaaaaaatcaactttttattttctttagagACAATACTCCGTAGTCAGTACTACCAGTACAGTAGAGGAAAGCTGCAATGTCATTGTCTTATTTATGCAAAAAGACGCAAGCTCATAATAGCTTATCAAcggtaaaaatataattggtGTGTAAAATGTTTATGCATGCATCCTTGGTGAACtagaaacaaaaatgttaagCAATATAAACGATGGTGAAAAGGCTAAAACTAACAGCCtcattttttgcttttgcttatgattataggccaaaattttaaattttaaccctaaatttaaaattgatttatagattttcttttaaatagcTAGAAACacgtatgataaaaaaatttatcctcaaattactttttattttacaaatatgtcatttgacatttttctttgaaaaaccaaaatataatccctattttaaaatttaaatgttggtTGAGCTCACTTTGCATACTTTAAGCTGAAGGATAACTACGGGTGCCGAATGACCAGAACTGCAAAATTATTTGGTGTGATCAGCAGCTTCAGTATTAGTGCAGCCTTTGCAGTTTTCTTTGGCCCAGGACTGTTCAGTACAGGACCGGACTGTCTGAAACCCTGAATGACTGAGCCGTTCAGTTGTTGACCGGGGTActctcctcctcgccatccacagttcatcttcttctgtggccgatgtgtgtgtgtggctgCACAGGGTCAGTGCAGCAGGGACAGGGAGGTATATTAAATGCGTGACCTAAATTTGCCAGTTCTAATCTGGCATGGTGggcccacacacacacacactcccCACTGTCATGTGAGAAGTCTACTTTGCTCGGATCTCGTGATCCGTATGATTGCTCACTCGCTGCCTACTTGCTGTTTTGATTAAGCGAGTGTTAGCTAGTGCTAAAAGTGTGTGTTTGGATGCCTTTCATGTTACTCCAAACCATCGATTCTTTTTAGTGTTTTGTACTTGTAGGCATTTTGAGAGAGGGTCCCTCTCACCTTTTTagatgaaagttttttttgtagtAGTAGCAAAATTTCCACCTTATGACATTCCCATTTCTATGTTTTATTTCCTTGcacaaaaaacatcacaataGACAATcatttaagaaaaatctaaagCACATGGATCCTAGAAATCTAGTGTGTTTGACCCATTCGGTACCAAGATCCTACGCAACCGCtgtgttgaaaaaaaacaaacagatcTGAATATGAGTATCTTTGCAGAAGGGAGATGTGCCGACAGGGCAATTAGTTAGGCGTCCTCTAATTCCACAATCATTATCATTTTCATCAGGTCAGCCATTAGATCCTTCTGCCAATGGACAAGGGTGAGAATGTCATGACCCATTCTACCATGTCACTctactggaaaaaaaaaagggaaagacAACCTCAGAGCACTCAGCAAAACGGCAAATTCCTGGATAAGATCCAGGGCTTTCTCCTCCTCGCCAGCTGCAACCAAATGAACCCTAGAGTTGGAGCTTTTTAAGCCAACCAAAAGGCtcaaaaaagggagaagggaaggtAAAGGCTGCAAAGCTAACTTCTCTTGTCATGGTGTGTTGcctgcctctctctctctctatgtgGGTGAGTGAGTGCCACTACTGTTTGATAGTATATGTGATTAAATCAGTCACTGGCCAGATAAAGCGTGAGCAGGATAAAGCTGGTACTTGGTGTATACATTGTTGCTTGCTGCAGTATGCTTTTCTTGTGACAAACTTTTTGGGTGCTCCCCCTGGACTTTTTATGTCTCCATTTCCACATCTCCAATGAGCAATACTACTACTAGGGAGGAACTTCTacttctcatattttttttaacagtcCTTGGTTGAAAGCATGAGGAGCATAATAAGTGCCCCGTACGTCATGTCGTCATGGTGCGATGATAATCTTCGGTTTATGGTGGCACTAACATGACTCTCGTTTTTTAAGGTAAAAGAGGGAATGATAACTTATTAACTTTACCATCTGCGCTAACTAGCGATGCACATAGCCACGGTCACCGTCCGGCGACTCTAGTCTCGGCTTttatatcatagtttattataAGAttcttttatcataatttatttttatttttgatcgcTACGAACACATAAataattcttttatttgtaaattattttctgtttataaatatgtcgtttaacactatctttttaaaaatgaaaagaatattAATCCTATCGTGTGGGGTCAGTGCTCTGGCAATGTTTatattgattttagatttacgtataaataatatagataaaatagaggTAGTTACTCTACCGCTTATAGCCAGCGAGATTAGAAGGGTCTGAATAAGTTAGATAGAGTTAATCTTCTATTGATCTTTGCCATGAAATTTTAGGAGGTCTTCGTGGGGGTTCCAATAGCTTTAATGGGTGTATCGGGGACTCAagcctccaccgcccccaTAGTAAATCCGCCCCTGCTCTTACAGTAAGGACTGAATAGTGATTATACACAATATAGTTAGATTTGGATACGCTCCAAGATTTTCAGGCTCTATCTAGTTTTCCTTAGGATTCAAACCCTGGATAAATTGGATCATGTACTTATGACCCCACCactgctccctccattttGATAATCTTGCCGTTTTGAACAATGACATGGTCTTCTACATAGACAATATAAAAAcagataaatatttatttttatttaagtacTCTTTAACTCATTGTTGAAAccttttaaactaaatattttaaaaaatattaatagttaaagttttaaagtttgatACCTTTATCTAAAATAAGAAGAATTACACAACTGTACGCAGTAATAGTGTTTGTTGGAACTATCTTTGTGGAGTACTGGCTTCCGCACCGGTTCAAATGCTTCAGTAATTGCTTGTTACGAGTACAGTTTTGTGTACTGTAGTTGtagtagttttttaaaaaggcaGTAAATTACTTTCTGCTCTCTACTCGCTCCAgtttcctctatttttttctttttactgtgcttataaactaaaatttaaattctcaatcttaaatttagagttcatttatatttttcatcgtagtttatttttcagccttagcttttagatcggtaAGAATATGTACGGAAAatgtttattcataaattatgtttgtttacagatattatttatgatttttctctGAAATGGTAAGACAATCACCATTAATAATTACTTTCGTTTTGGAGAATGATATTGTCTTCTTAATATATCTTTGACCGtgatttatattaaatatataaaaaaataaaaaaatatttatttttattaaagtacacAATGAGCCATTTATACATTTTGTCCTAATAATTTCAAACTACATGGTTTCAAAGTTGCTAATagccaaagttttaaaagtttaattaaacCCTTATTCAAATCGACACGAAATATGAAACTTGAGGTAGTATAAATTTACCAAGGAATCTACCGGACAGTTTAAGTGGTAGTTGAGATCAGTAGGTTTCCTGAGTTTCAGGCTGGACCCAGAAAaacagaaatttttttattaaataaatattttttcaagtaattttattactaaaccaccggacaatttttttcaaaactaaacATTTTAGCATGCCAG from Oryza brachyantha chromosome 3, ObraRS2, whole genome shotgun sequence carries:
- the LOC102704041 gene encoding lamin-like protein; this translates as MRAVCALLLAAAAAFAALPATTTANKFSINWKPNTNYSDWPAQNGPFYKGDWLVFYYTAGQADVIQVDAAGYNKCDATNAISNYSKGRTYAFELNETKTYYFICSYGYCFGGMRLVIKTENLPPPSPPASAKAKSAAPAASRASLLYAAAAVLAALLRMV